One region of Prochlorococcus marinus str. GP2 genomic DNA includes:
- a CDS encoding bifunctional adenosylcobinamide kinase/adenosylcobinamide-phosphate guanylyltransferase produces MTSKEFSTDNLSHIIFVTGGTKSGKSEFAEHLAKESQGLTYVALSDNNVDDKEWQEKITLHKIRRPKEWKLIETTDLLNTLRKEDGPLLIDSIGGFVMESLEKEHEEWSIKMHSVISHLKKRKNITIIVGEQVGWSLVSEYKIGNTYVERIGELQKRITKISKDNWLAINGRAIKIDQISLEIPT; encoded by the coding sequence ATGACTTCAAAGGAATTCAGTACTGATAATTTATCTCATATAATATTCGTAACAGGGGGTACAAAGAGTGGAAAAAGTGAATTTGCAGAACATCTAGCAAAGGAGTCACAGGGTTTAACATATGTTGCATTATCTGATAACAATGTTGATGACAAAGAATGGCAAGAAAAAATTACTTTACATAAAATTAGAAGACCTAAAGAGTGGAAATTGATAGAAACGACTGATCTGTTAAATACATTAAGAAAAGAAGATGGTCCACTGTTAATAGACTCGATTGGGGGATTTGTAATGGAAAGTCTTGAAAAAGAACATGAAGAATGGTCAATAAAGATGCATTCAGTAATTAGTCATTTAAAAAAAAGAAAAAATATAACAATTATTGTTGGAGAACAAGTTGGTTGGAGCTTGGTTTCAGAATATAAAATTGGTAATACTTATGTTGAAAGAATCGGCGAGCTTCAAAAGAGAATAACCAAAATATCGAAAGATAATTGGCTTGCAATAAACGGCAGAGCAATCAAAATAGATCAAATAAGTTTAGAAATACCCACTTGA
- the rpmF gene encoding 50S ribosomal protein L32 yields the protein MAVPKKKKSKSKRNQRHAVWKGKAALAAQKAISLGKSVLTGKAQGFVYPIEEEEEE from the coding sequence ATGGCTGTACCAAAGAAGAAAAAATCAAAGAGCAAAAGGAACCAAAGACATGCTGTCTGGAAAGGGAAAGCAGCATTAGCAGCTCAAAAAGCTATATCATTAGGTAAATCAGTTTTAACTGGCAAAGCCCAAGGATTTGTTTACCCTATTGAAGAAGAAGAAGAAGAATAA
- a CDS encoding YkgJ family cysteine cluster protein, whose product MKSWTCIENCGACCKFSLNERSDLTDKLSSKDIDLINSMTAKDGWCKNLDRKNKKCLIYDKRPHFCRVNEFSIAFNGYWESGDKFLIDCCKQHISSNYGYRSKEMKSFKKAVLENE is encoded by the coding sequence ATGAAATCATGGACTTGTATAGAAAATTGTGGAGCTTGTTGTAAGTTCAGCTTGAACGAAAGAAGTGATCTTACAGACAAACTAAGCAGTAAAGATATCGATTTAATAAATTCGATGACGGCTAAAGACGGTTGGTGTAAGAATTTGGACAGAAAAAATAAAAAATGCTTAATTTATGATAAGAGGCCTCATTTTTGCCGAGTAAATGAATTCTCAATTGCTTTTAATGGTTATTGGGAATCTGGTGATAAGTTTCTTATAGATTGCTGCAAGCAGCATATTTCATCAAATTATGGCTATAGGAGTAAAGAGATGAAGAGTTTTAAAAAGGCAGTTTTAGAAAATGAATAG
- a CDS encoding DUF565 domain-containing protein: MQKTNFSRITHQINNLFFGFLSDTWRSKSIGLISVLTGYFLFANFATKFISEGKNELIMVPIIIVFIEIIIRIKPSSRSRFYNLWSAVDKLRIGAIYAVVLEAFKLGS; this comes from the coding sequence ATGCAAAAAACTAATTTTTCAAGAATTACGCATCAAATAAATAATCTATTTTTTGGTTTTTTAAGCGATACTTGGAGGTCAAAATCTATTGGTCTAATTTCTGTTTTGACAGGCTATTTTTTGTTTGCAAATTTTGCCACAAAGTTTATTTCTGAAGGTAAAAATGAGTTAATTATGGTTCCAATAATCATAGTTTTTATTGAAATTATTATAAGAATTAAGCCTTCATCAAGATCGAGATTTTATAATTTATGGTCCGCAGTTGATAAATTAAGAATAGGTGCAATCTATGCCGTTGTACTTGAGGCATTCAAATTAGGATCATAA
- a CDS encoding TMEM165/GDT1 family protein — translation MNSNLEKKENNIEKSFLSIFITTFTTIFIAELGDKTQIATLMLSAESGKPIIVFLGSSLALISSSIVGVLIGKWLSKKISPSKFALFTGSLMIIISLFLAFDTFKNYL, via the coding sequence ATGAATAGTAATCTAGAAAAAAAAGAGAACAATATAGAAAAAAGTTTCTTATCTATATTTATTACAACTTTTACTACAATTTTTATTGCTGAACTTGGAGATAAAACTCAAATAGCCACTTTAATGCTTTCTGCTGAGTCAGGTAAACCAATAATTGTTTTTCTTGGAAGTTCTCTTGCTTTGATAAGTTCAAGCATAGTAGGAGTTCTAATAGGTAAATGGTTATCAAAAAAAATATCTCCAAGCAAATTTGCTTTATTTACTGGTTCTTTAATGATAATAATAAGTTTATTTTTAGCCTTTGATACTTTCAAAAATTATTTATAA
- the psb30 gene encoding photosystem II reaction center protein Ycf12/Psb30, with the protein MATLIPLAVVALAGPAIIALVFYRK; encoded by the coding sequence ATGGCAACACTTATTCCTTTAGCTGTAGTTGCGCTAGCAGGTCCAGCAATTATTGCTCTAGTATTTTACCGTAAATAA
- a CDS encoding tRNA (cytidine(34)-2'-O)-methyltransferase, which yields MEVSLFEPRIPQNTGNIARSCAAFDISLNLIEPLGFKIEDKYLKRAGLDYWPLVNINKYENFDKFLQSKSTKRIISFSKKNGMYLNDFKFLEDDVLLFGREDSGLPDSIINKSDFLISIFMPNLQTESNDNKGVRSLNLSVACGIAIYEAHKQINFQNHN from the coding sequence TTGGAAGTATCTCTTTTTGAACCTAGAATCCCCCAAAATACTGGTAATATTGCCAGATCATGTGCTGCCTTCGACATATCTTTAAATCTTATAGAACCCTTAGGCTTTAAAATAGAAGATAAATACTTAAAAAGAGCAGGGTTAGACTATTGGCCATTAGTTAATATTAATAAATACGAAAATTTTGATAAATTTCTGCAGTCAAAGTCAACTAAAAGAATTATTTCTTTTAGCAAAAAAAATGGGATGTATTTAAATGATTTTAAATTTCTGGAAGATGATGTTTTGTTATTTGGCAGAGAAGACTCAGGATTGCCAGATAGCATTATAAACAAAAGCGATTTTTTAATATCAATATTCATGCCCAATTTACAAACTGAAAGTAATGATAATAAAGGAGTTAGAAGTTTAAATCTTTCAGTAGCATGCGGTATTGCTATATATGAGGCCCATAAACAAATTAATTTTCAAAATCATAATTAA
- the lptC gene encoding LPS export ABC transporter periplasmic protein LptC encodes MNNLYRLIIFFPFFILGCASNLTEENKILKKIDGLNMNIFSNEGKKIYSITSPNSIYDKVKLVFNLERTTISIFDGENIKYIINSDSSKLSDNHRIVELNGNVELRTINQDNDFLYGDYLIWNINKSKYQLIGNVRFENKNIKLSSNKAMLDRENIIEFFNPVKYIIKDDNNENKYEINSENAFYNLNTNSLSFKSKDERVRSKIYF; translated from the coding sequence ATGAATAATCTATATAGACTAATAATTTTTTTCCCATTTTTTATTCTTGGATGTGCATCAAATTTAACTGAAGAAAATAAAATTCTAAAAAAAATTGATGGTTTAAATATGAATATTTTTTCTAATGAAGGAAAAAAAATATACTCAATAACTAGTCCTAATTCAATTTACGATAAAGTTAAACTTGTATTCAACCTTGAAAGAACAACTATTAGTATCTTTGATGGTGAAAATATCAAATATATTATTAATTCTGATTCATCAAAATTATCAGATAATCATAGAATTGTAGAACTTAATGGAAATGTAGAATTGAGAACCATTAATCAAGATAATGATTTTTTGTATGGGGATTATTTAATTTGGAATATTAATAAATCTAAGTATCAATTAATAGGAAATGTTAGATTTGAAAATAAAAATATTAAATTGTCTTCGAATAAAGCCATGCTGGATAGAGAAAATATAATTGAATTTTTTAATCCGGTAAAATATATTATTAAAGATGATAATAATGAGAATAAATATGAAATTAATTCAGAAAATGCTTTCTATAATCTCAACACTAACTCTCTAAGTTTTAAATCAAAAGATGAAAGGGTTCGTTCTAAAATATATTTTTAA
- a CDS encoding HAD-IA family hydrolase: protein MTYLKGVYWDLDGTIANTELEAHLPAFNHAFSDIGIDWNWDTNKYIQLLKINGGRNRIAHYSRLNNDYFSEDLILKIHEKKQFHYLELIKKNSVNLKTGVLRLINELYRKKIRQFIVTSSSRNQVDLLIKYLFNGFNPFEFIISSEDVDLKKPNPLPYLKAVQLSGIKKNNSIVFEDSNPGLKSSLAANLPTIFVPSNIPIVLEKNIKLDCIIDSLGDGKHVANVIKGPKLKKSYVDYSFLNDYLITVCNAKN, encoded by the coding sequence GTGACTTATCTCAAGGGTGTTTATTGGGATTTAGATGGTACTATCGCAAATACAGAATTAGAGGCTCATTTACCGGCCTTTAATCATGCATTTAGTGATATTGGTATTGATTGGAATTGGGATACTAATAAATACATTCAACTATTGAAAATAAATGGAGGTAGAAATAGAATCGCCCATTATTCAAGATTAAATAATGACTACTTTTCAGAAGATTTAATTTTAAAAATCCATGAGAAAAAACAGTTTCATTACTTAGAATTAATAAAAAAAAATTCCGTTAATCTTAAAACTGGAGTTTTAAGATTGATAAATGAACTATACAGAAAAAAAATAAGACAATTTATTGTTACTTCAAGTTCTAGAAATCAAGTAGATTTACTTATTAAATATCTATTTAATGGTTTCAATCCATTTGAATTTATTATTTCAAGTGAAGATGTTGATTTAAAAAAACCAAATCCATTACCTTATTTAAAAGCAGTTCAATTAAGTGGGATCAAAAAGAATAACTCAATAGTATTTGAAGACTCCAATCCTGGATTGAAATCTTCCTTAGCAGCTAACTTACCTACAATTTTTGTTCCTTCTAATATCCCTATAGTTCTTGAAAAAAATATCAAATTAGATTGCATTATAGACAGCCTAGGAGATGGGAAACATGTGGCAAATGTAATTAAAGGTCCTAAACTAAAAAAATCATATGTCGACTATTCCTTCCTAAATGATTATTTAATAACAGTTTGCAATGCAAAAAACTAA
- the ftsH gene encoding ATP-dependent zinc metalloprotease FtsH: protein MFRSKFSYSNSKSSYSDLLEDIESGNIESIFFYPRQREIDVLYKNGDKIKIPILYNDQLILEKASENKVELTVNNSRKESSAANSFASISLFLIFIFAIVLILRSTSKLASRAFGFTKNQAKFVTIDDVETRFDDVAGVPEAAEELKEVITFLKEPKKFENLGAKVPRGVLLIGPPGTGKTLLAKAIAGESGVPFLSIAASEFVELFVGVGASRVRDLFAKAKEKSPCIIFIDEIDSIGRQRGSGIGGGNDEREQTLNQLLTELDGFADNSGIIVLAATNRPDILDAALLRPGRFDRKIEVMLPDLDGRKKILSVHSLSKPLSSKVDLGYWASRTAGFSGADLANLMNESAIHCARDASKSINDFHIENALDKITIGLRCSSITSSNMKKIIAYNEVGRAIVSAVRNGIESVDKITILPRSGSLGGYTKICPDEDVISSGLISKKLLFSKIEIALAGRAAETIVFGENEITQCSLNDISYSTNIVREMVTKYGFSIIGPISMDSGNSEMYLGEGLFTRKPLIAENTSSRIDNEVIKISKISLNNSIEILKKNRVLLDKLVDMLLTLETIDKEEFKLTTSKLLKV, encoded by the coding sequence GTGTTTAGATCAAAATTCTCATATTCAAATTCTAAATCAAGTTATTCCGATCTTTTAGAAGATATAGAGTCGGGGAACATCGAATCAATTTTTTTCTATCCTAGGCAAAGAGAAATTGATGTTCTGTATAAAAATGGAGATAAAATTAAAATACCTATTCTTTATAATGACCAATTAATCCTTGAAAAGGCTTCTGAAAACAAAGTAGAACTTACTGTTAACAATAGTAGAAAAGAATCCTCAGCAGCTAATTCATTTGCTTCAATCAGTCTTTTCTTGATTTTTATATTTGCTATAGTTTTAATTTTGAGAAGTACCTCAAAATTAGCTTCCAGAGCCTTTGGATTTACTAAAAATCAAGCTAAATTTGTAACCATTGATGATGTAGAAACAAGATTCGATGATGTAGCTGGTGTTCCTGAAGCGGCTGAGGAATTAAAAGAGGTAATAACTTTTTTAAAAGAACCTAAAAAATTTGAAAATCTTGGAGCAAAAGTTCCCAGAGGAGTTCTCTTAATCGGTCCTCCTGGGACAGGTAAAACACTATTGGCTAAAGCAATTGCCGGAGAATCAGGAGTTCCTTTTCTCTCAATAGCGGCATCAGAGTTTGTAGAACTTTTTGTTGGTGTTGGAGCAAGCCGAGTGAGAGATCTTTTCGCTAAAGCTAAGGAAAAATCTCCTTGTATAATTTTTATTGATGAAATTGACTCAATTGGTAGGCAAAGAGGTTCTGGTATCGGAGGTGGAAATGATGAAAGAGAGCAAACCCTTAATCAGCTTCTTACTGAATTAGATGGTTTTGCTGATAATTCAGGCATTATTGTTTTAGCGGCAACAAATAGACCGGATATTCTGGATGCAGCATTATTAAGACCAGGAAGATTTGATAGAAAAATAGAAGTAATGCTTCCAGATTTAGATGGAAGGAAAAAAATTCTTTCAGTTCATTCTCTTTCTAAGCCACTTTCAAGCAAAGTTGATTTAGGATATTGGGCTTCAAGAACAGCTGGATTCTCTGGGGCAGACCTTGCAAATTTAATGAACGAGAGTGCCATTCATTGCGCAAGAGATGCATCTAAATCTATTAATGATTTTCATATAGAAAATGCTTTAGATAAAATTACAATCGGACTGAGATGTTCATCAATAACTTCTTCAAATATGAAAAAAATTATTGCTTATAACGAAGTAGGAAGAGCAATTGTATCTGCTGTGAGAAATGGAATTGAATCAGTTGATAAGATTACAATCTTACCTAGATCAGGATCTTTAGGAGGTTATACAAAAATATGCCCAGATGAAGATGTTATTTCTAGCGGCTTGATTTCAAAAAAATTATTATTCTCAAAAATTGAAATTGCTCTTGCTGGAAGAGCTGCAGAAACTATAGTTTTTGGTGAAAATGAAATTACACAATGTTCCCTAAACGATATTTCTTATTCGACAAACATTGTAAGAGAAATGGTTACAAAATATGGATTTTCTATTATTGGTCCAATTTCAATGGACTCTGGTAATAGTGAAATGTATTTAGGAGAAGGGTTATTTACAAGAAAGCCTCTTATAGCCGAAAATACCAGTTCTAGAATTGATAATGAGGTAATAAAGATTTCCAAAATTTCATTAAATAATTCAATAGAAATATTGAAAAAAAATAGAGTTCTACTTGATAAATTAGTTGATATGTTATTGACCCTGGAAACTATAGATAAAGAAGAATTTAAATTAACAACTTCTAAATTGTTGAAAGTTTGA
- a CDS encoding cofactor assembly of complex C subunit B gives MGFNGKSLILIGTVLFIFQIANFFSIEIITPELERAQVLAATASLIIILIGFLFKKFEPLAGEKVDLKGENKFIYDKNIPDEVINELAWGSEAILTSTAAASILIHNDGVNILKRGITSKSEFNPGETCLRSIKDMKLISLANTKFYPGRDEFLNFCSDIPSILVVPINKKAFILVGGWSAKCFTKSDEKWINNWSKKINNIFLKNNI, from the coding sequence ATGGGATTCAATGGAAAATCTTTAATATTAATTGGAACAGTACTTTTTATTTTTCAAATAGCAAATTTCTTCTCGATAGAGATTATTACTCCTGAGCTCGAAAGAGCACAAGTACTAGCTGCAACTGCTTCATTAATTATTATTTTGATAGGTTTCTTGTTTAAAAAATTTGAACCTTTAGCTGGTGAAAAAGTAGATCTGAAGGGAGAAAATAAGTTTATATATGATAAAAACATTCCGGATGAAGTTATTAATGAACTTGCATGGGGATCTGAAGCGATATTAACTTCTACTGCAGCTGCATCAATATTAATTCATAATGATGGAGTAAATATACTTAAAAGAGGAATAACTTCAAAAAGTGAGTTCAATCCAGGAGAAACTTGTCTTAGATCGATTAAAGATATGAAATTAATATCATTAGCAAACACTAAATTTTATCCAGGAAGAGATGAATTTTTAAATTTTTGTTCTGATATTCCATCTATATTAGTTGTTCCAATAAATAAAAAAGCTTTTATATTAGTTGGAGGTTGGAGTGCAAAATGTTTTACAAAGTCTGATGAAAAATGGATAAATAATTGGTCTAAGAAAATAAATAATATTTTTTTAAAAAATAATATTTAA
- the metG gene encoding methionine--tRNA ligase — protein MSFVITTPLYYVNDKPHLGSVYTTIICDSIARYKRLKGEDVMFITGVDEHGLKIQRTANEKGIEPKTHCDEISEIFTINWKNWDISFDKFIRTSSKSHESVVNEFYERVKESNDIYMGVQKGWYCVGCEEFKDNPENSATYKCPIHQKNLEWKNEENLFFRLSKYQKQIEKIISEPSFIEPIERRNEIVNFVSKGLKDFSISRTNVSWGIPVPGHLNHTFYVWFDALLGYVSAISSNETESSLEMSINAGWPADIHLIGKDILRFHAVYWPAMLISAGMRVPKKVLGHGFLTREGQKMGKSLGNVLDPDQLLSRYGNDPVRWYLIKDISLGSDGDFQDKRFVDIINNDLANTIGNLLNRTSSMSRKWFDNKVPNNEKISTNNKLENFAKIAVEKYMHNFEIYKLDHAANEVLNLAINTNLYLNDNQPWLLVKEKDNLPFVKEIIYAVLESTRIIGLLLLPLLPELSSKINEQLGSIYKKEIPWEEQLRWGLLISNSSLPKPTPIINKLEYE, from the coding sequence ATGAGTTTTGTCATTACAACACCTTTATATTATGTAAATGATAAGCCTCATTTAGGCAGTGTTTATACAACAATAATCTGTGACTCAATAGCCCGGTATAAAAGACTTAAAGGTGAAGATGTTATGTTCATCACAGGTGTTGATGAACATGGTTTAAAAATACAAAGAACAGCAAATGAAAAGGGAATTGAACCCAAAACTCATTGTGATGAGATTTCAGAAATCTTTACTATTAATTGGAAAAATTGGGATATATCCTTTGACAAATTTATAAGGACAAGCTCCAAAAGTCACGAGTCAGTTGTTAATGAATTTTATGAAAGAGTAAAAGAATCAAATGATATTTATATGGGAGTACAAAAAGGTTGGTATTGCGTTGGTTGCGAAGAATTTAAAGATAATCCTGAAAACTCAGCAACTTATAAATGTCCAATACATCAAAAAAATCTAGAATGGAAAAATGAAGAGAATCTTTTCTTTAGGCTTTCTAAATACCAAAAGCAAATCGAGAAAATAATAAGCGAACCTTCTTTTATTGAACCAATTGAAAGAAGGAATGAAATTGTAAATTTTGTCTCCAAAGGATTAAAAGATTTTTCAATCTCAAGAACAAATGTTTCTTGGGGAATTCCTGTGCCAGGCCATTTAAATCACACCTTTTATGTATGGTTTGATGCTTTACTTGGATATGTAAGCGCTATTAGTTCCAATGAAACAGAATCCTCATTGGAAATGTCAATTAACGCAGGGTGGCCAGCAGATATTCATTTAATTGGTAAAGATATACTTAGGTTTCACGCCGTATATTGGCCTGCAATGCTTATTTCTGCTGGAATGAGAGTGCCTAAGAAAGTCTTAGGACATGGGTTCCTCACCAGAGAGGGGCAAAAAATGGGTAAAAGTTTGGGCAATGTACTTGACCCTGACCAATTGCTCTCTAGATACGGGAATGATCCTGTAAGGTGGTACCTAATTAAGGATATATCACTAGGTAGTGATGGAGATTTTCAAGATAAAAGATTTGTTGACATAATCAATAATGACTTGGCTAATACAATTGGTAATTTACTAAATAGAACATCATCCATGTCTAGAAAATGGTTTGATAATAAAGTGCCTAATAATGAAAAAATTTCAACTAATAATAAATTAGAGAATTTCGCAAAAATTGCAGTAGAAAAATATATGCATAATTTTGAAATTTACAAATTAGATCATGCAGCTAATGAAGTGCTTAACCTAGCAATTAATACGAATTTATATTTGAATGATAATCAACCATGGTTGTTAGTAAAAGAGAAAGATAATTTGCCTTTTGTAAAAGAAATTATTTATGCCGTACTGGAAAGTACACGGATAATAGGACTATTATTATTACCTTTATTGCCAGAATTATCATCAAAAATAAATGAACAACTTGGTTCTATATACAAGAAAGAAATTCCTTGGGAAGAACAATTAAGGTGGGGATTATTAATTAGTAATTCAAGCCTCCCGAAACCAACTCCAATAATAAATAAACTTGAGTATGAATAA
- a CDS encoding peroxiredoxin: MSLRVGQEAPDFSATAVYDQEFKEITLSGLKGKWVVLFFYPLDFTFVCPTEITAFSDRYNDFSSLNTEILGVSVDSKHCHLAWIQTPRNEGGIGDIKYPLVSDLKREICQAYNVLNDDGEADRGLFLINPEGIVMHTTVNKAPVGRNVDETLRILQGYQYVAANPDEVCPANWTPGEKTMLEDPKGSKEYFSAL, encoded by the coding sequence ATGAGCTTACGAGTTGGACAAGAAGCACCCGATTTTAGTGCTACAGCAGTATATGATCAAGAGTTTAAGGAAATTACACTTTCAGGTCTTAAAGGTAAGTGGGTCGTTTTATTCTTTTATCCATTAGACTTTACTTTTGTATGCCCAACCGAAATCACTGCATTTAGTGATAGATATAATGATTTCTCATCACTTAATACGGAAATTCTCGGTGTATCAGTAGATAGTAAACATTGTCATCTTGCGTGGATACAAACTCCTAGAAACGAGGGCGGAATAGGTGATATAAAATACCCTTTAGTCTCTGACTTAAAAAGAGAAATATGCCAAGCATACAATGTTCTTAATGATGATGGAGAAGCTGATAGAGGTTTATTCCTAATCAATCCAGAAGGCATAGTTATGCATACAACTGTAAATAAGGCCCCTGTCGGCAGAAATGTTGATGAAACACTAAGAATACTTCAAGGTTATCAATATGTTGCTGCAAATCCAGATGAAGTATGTCCAGCAAACTGGACCCCAGGTGAGAAAACAATGTTAGAAGATCCTAAAGGCAGTAAAGAATATTTTTCTGCACTGTAA
- a CDS encoding TMEM165/GDT1 family protein — translation MILSLLLSTFLTVFVAELGDKTQLATLTISGTSNKPLAVFLGSSSALVFASLLGALTGGSISSFLPEIVLKSIASITFFIIGIRLFINSFAIHKEEKGDKENN, via the coding sequence ATGATTTTAAGTTTATTACTATCAACATTTCTTACTGTTTTTGTAGCTGAGTTAGGTGACAAAACACAACTGGCTACTTTAACTATAAGCGGTACTTCAAATAAACCATTAGCAGTTTTTTTAGGATCTTCTTCTGCACTTGTCTTTGCTAGTTTACTAGGAGCATTGACAGGTGGTTCTATTTCAAGCTTTTTACCTGAGATAGTTCTAAAATCTATAGCCTCCATAACATTTTTTATTATTGGTATCAGGCTTTTTATAAACTCATTCGCTATCCATAAAGAAGAAAAAGGAGACAAAGAAAATAATTAG